The proteins below come from a single Cottoperca gobio chromosome 11, fCotGob3.1, whole genome shotgun sequence genomic window:
- the LOC115015940 gene encoding sodium-dependent neutral amino acid transporter B(0)AT1-like has protein sequence MKLKLPNPGLDDRIPSYAELERMEKEEAGDRPKWDNKAQYLLTCLGVCVGLGNVWRFPYLCQSHGGGAFMIPFLILLVLEGIPLLHLEFAIGQRLRKGSVGVWRSINPYLTGVGIAALLASFFVGVYYNTIMAWIMWYLFNSFQDPLPWSQCPLNANRTGLVEECARSSSVDYFWYRETLNISTAIDESGGIQWWMALLLLAAWTLLYVFTIRGIETTGKAVYVTSTLPYVVLTIFLIRGLTLKGSIEGIKFLFIPDVNELMNPETWLDAGAQVFFSFSLAFGGLISFSSYNSIHNNCEQDAVLISIINGCTSVYSATVIYSIIGFRATQKFDDCTADNIWKLMNAFSYPENNITDSNYNEVLNHFNQTNPDIIQGLQLQTCDLQAYLSQGVEGTGLAFIVFTEAIINMPISPIWAVLFFVMLFCLGLSTMFGNMEAVVIPLQDLKLLPQSWPKEVICGLTCFISLALGLIFSLRSGNYWLALFDNFAGSIPLLVIGLSEMIAVMYIYGVDRFNEDIEFMIGHKPNLFWQVTWRVISPLVMVVILIFYFVTQVNKSLTYLVWDEDAESFPTLEARPYPTWIYVLIFILAGIPSLSIPGFALFKFIQRKCCKQKDYSDDTVDTISAKIQMNEKNKF, from the exons ATGAAGCTGAAGTTGCCAAACCCAGGACTGGATGACCGGATCCCCTCTTACGCGGAactggagaggatggagaaggaggaggcaggagacagGCCCAAATGGGACAACAAAGCCCAGTATCTGCTCACCTGTTTGGGCGTCTGTGTGGGACTTGGCAACGTCTGGAGGTTCCCTTACCTGTGTCAGAGCCACGGTGGAG GAGCGTTTATGATTCCTTTCCTTATCCTGCTGGTCCTGGAAGGAATCCCACTGCTGCACCTGGAGTTTGCCATTGGCCAGCGCCTGAGGAAGGGCAGCGTGGGAGTGTGGAGGTCAATCAATCCATACCTGACTGGAGTTG GTATTGCGGCCTTGCTGGCCTCATTTTTCGTGGGTGTATACTACAACACCATCATGGCCTGGATCATGTGGTATCTCTTCAACTCCTTTCAAGATCCTTTGCCTTGGAGCCAATGTCCTCTCAATGCTAACAGGACAG GTCTGGTGGAGGAGTGTGCTCGGAGCAGCAGTGTTGACTACTTCTGGTACCGGGAGACTCTGAACATTTCAACAGCTATAGATGAGTCTGGAGGCATACAGTGGTGGATGGCTCTATTACTGCTGGCTGCCTGGACTTTGCTTTATGTCTTCACCATCCGGGGAATCGAGACCACTGGAAAG GCTGTGTACGTCACTTCCACTCTGCCATACGTGGTCCTCACAATCTTCCTCATCAGAGGACTGACTCTGAAAGGATCTATAGAGGGGATCAAGTTCCTCTTCATACCAGAT GTAAATGAGTTAATGAATCCTGAGACCTGGTTGGATGCAGGTGCTCAagttttcttctccttctctctcgcCTTTGGAGGTCTCATCTCTTTCTCCAGTTACAACTCTATTCA CAACAACTGTGAACAGGATGCCGTTCTCATCTCCATCATCAACGGCTGCACCTCTGTGTACTCAGCGACCGTTATCTACTCCATCATCGGCTTCAGGGCCACGCAAAAATTTGACGACTGCACAGCAGA CAACATCTGGAAGCTGATGAATGCCTTTAGCTATCCTGAAAACAACATCACAGACAGCAACTACAATGAGGTTCTGAACCACTTCAACCAGACTAATCCAGATATcattcaaggattacaattacAGACCTGTGACCTGCAGGCTTACCTCAGTCAG GGCGTGGAGGGAACAGGTCTAGCCTTCATCGTGTTCACAGAGGCCATCATCAACATGCCTATTTCTCCTATATGGGCTGTCCTCTTCTTCGTCATGCTCTTCTGTCTCGGCCTCTCGACTATGTTCGGGAACATGGAGGCAGTCGTAATTCCTTTGCAGGACCTCAAATTGCTGCCCCAATCTTGGCCCAAAGAGGTTATCTGCG gtcTGACTTGCTTCATCTCTTTAGCTCTCGGGCTGATCTTTTCCCTGCGCTCTGGAAACTACTGGCTAGCTCTTTTTGACAACTTTGCTGGCTCTATTCCCCTTCTTGTCATCGGATTATCTGAAATGATCGCAGTTATGTACATCTACGGCGTAGACAG GTTTAACGAGGACATCGAGTTTATGATCGGCCACAAGCCCAATCTTTTCTGGCAGGTGACATGGAGGGTGATCAGTCCACTCGTAATGGTCGTCATCTTGATCTTCTACTTTGTAACCCAAGTCAACAAGAGTCTCACTTATTTGGTGTGGGATGAGGACGCG GAAAGCTTCCCCACCCTTGAAGCACGTCCGTATCCTACCTGGATCTACGTCTTAATTTTCATCCTGGCTGGAATTCCCAGTTTATCCATCCCAGGATTCGCCCTCTTCAAATTCATCCAGAGGAAATGCTGCAAGCAGAAGGACTACAGTGACGACACAGTGGACACTATCTCTgccaaaatacaaatgaatgaaaaaaataagttttag